Proteins encoded in a region of the Phacochoerus africanus isolate WHEZ1 chromosome 8, ROS_Pafr_v1, whole genome shotgun sequence genome:
- the TENT5B gene encoding terminal nucleotidyltransferase 5B encodes MMPSESGTESRDQAAAQVGTATASAVATAAPIGGGPDPEASSTSLGRHLSRLAWPQVKRLDALLSEPIPIHGRGNFPTLSVQPRQIVQAVRSSLEEQGLRVHSVRLHGSAASHVLHPESGLGYKDLDLVFRVDLRSEASFQLTKEVVLACLLDFLPAGVSRAKITPLTLKEAYVQKLVKVCTDTDRWSLISLSNKSGKNVELKFVDSVRRQFEFSVDSFQILLDSLLLFGQCSSTPMSEAFHPTVTGESLYGDFAEALAHLRHRVIATRSPEEIRGGGLLKYCHLLVRGFRPRPSTDVGALQRYMCSRFFIDFPDLVEQQRTLERYLEAHFSGADSVRRYACLVTLHRVVNESTVCLMSHERRQTLDLIATLALQALAEQGPAAAAALAWRSPGPDGIVPTTVNYYVTPIQPLLARAHASYPTWLPCN; translated from the exons GCGGAACCGAGAGCCGGGACCAGGCGGCTGCACAGGTGGGGACGGCTACGGCTTCGGCGGTGGCTACGGCTGCCCCGATAGGCGGCGGCCCCGACCCAGAGGCCTCATCTACCTCCCTCGGACGTCACCTGAGTAGGCTGGCCTGGCCGCAGGTGAAGAGGCTGGATGCGCTCCTGAGCGAGCCGATTCCCATTCACGGGCGCGGCAACTTCCCCACGCTGAGCGTGCAGCCCCGACAGATCGTGCAG GCGGTCCGCAGCAGCCTGGAGGAGCAGGGACTGCGCGTGCACAGTGTGCGGCTGCACGGCTCGGCCGCCAGCCACGTACTGCATCCCGAGAGTGGCCTGGGCTACAAGGACCTAGACTTGGTGTTCCGCGTGGACCTGCGCAGTGAGGCGTCCTTCcagctgaccaaggaggtagTACTGGCCTGCTTGCTGGACTTCCTGCCCGCAGGCGTGAGCCGGGCCAAGATCACGCCCCTGACCCTCAAGGAGGCGTACGTGCAGAAGCTGGTGAAAGTGTGCACGGACACGGACCGCTGGAGCCTCATCTCGTTGTCCAACAAGAGCGGCAAGAACGTGGAGCTCAAGTTCGTGGACTCCGTTCGGCGCCAGTTCGAGTTCAGTGTAGACTCCTTCCAGATCCTCCTGGACTCCCTGCTGCTCTTCGGCCAGTGCTCCTCCACGCCCATGTCCGAGGCCTTCCACCCCACCGTGACAGGCGAGAGCCTGTACGGGGACTTCGCCGAGGCCCTGGCCCACCTGCGGCACCGAGTCATCGCCACGCGCAGCCCGGAGGAGATCCGCGGGGGCGGCCTCCTCAAGTACTGCCACCTGCTGGTGCGGGGCTTCAGGCCACGGCCCAGCACCGACGTGGGCGCCCTGCAGCGCTACATGTGCTCACGCTTCTTCATAGACTTCCCGGACCTGGTGGAGCAGCAGCGCACGCTGGAGCGCTACCTGGAGGCCCACTTCAGCGGGGCCGACTCCGTGCGCCGCTACGCCTGCCTGGTGACGCTGCACCGCGTGGTCAATGAGAGCACCGTGTGCCTCATGAGCCACGAGCGCCGCCAGACCCTGGACCTCATCGCCACGCTGGCGCTCCAGGCACTGGCCGAGCAGGGCCCTGCCGCCGCGGCCGCCCTGGCCTGGCGCTCCCCAGGCCCCGATGGGATCGTGCCCACCACTGTCAATTACTACGTGACCCCAATACAGCCTCTGCTGGCCCGGGCCCATGCCTCCTATCCCACCTGGCTGCCTTGTAACTGA